Below is a genomic region from Ahaetulla prasina isolate Xishuangbanna chromosome 16, ASM2864084v1, whole genome shotgun sequence.
AGCAAAGCTGAAAGAATTTGGCCTTGGTTGAAGGAAGTGAAGGAAggtcccacctcactccagggggtgGTGCAGACGGCCTCCGCGCCTTCTCTGAGGTCATTTGGAGTGGCTACCTGTCTTTTCATCACTGACCGGAGGAAATCCACCGTGTAGAAAAACGCAGAGAAAGCCttgaagggaagaagaagaaaaagagggaacgAGCAATTCCCTTAAGATCCTTAAAGTGGTATCACCAATGGAGCCAATACATTTTTAAACAGACAGTCAGACGTATAGGATACTAGATCTCACTTCTATTTCAGAAAGGGAAGGAGTAGCAGTTGCCAGCCCAAACTGATTTCTCTTAAAaatgaagctggggggggggggatttggtctagggtggggggaggggcgtAGCTGAATGGGCAGTTGTAGAAGAATTCATAAAAGCAACAGGGTACCCCACTTCTAGATTACTGCCACAGGCATGAATGAAATTTGAGGGAgacttgacttttaaaaaatggagaaacaCGGTAAAGTCAGGCCGACCGACACAGGTGGAAGAGAAAGGAAGCCAAGCAGGGAATCAATTACGTAAGAATGAGAGTGCGCACACCCGGCCCTAAACTGAACTGGAAAAGGGGTGTCATGCCTCTCTTCGCCCACATGGGGGCAGTAGCGCTCCATCCTTGCCAAGAGggaaaaatataacctaataacagtgctggaagggaccttagaggccttctagtccaaccccctgctagaaACAGGAGACTAATTTCAGACATTTTCTCATTCCATCATATTCACATTTCAGAGAAGGAAATGAGGGCCTGCCCAACTGCTGGGGGGAGGATGGTGGGGGGCTTACTCCTAGCAGGGTCAGTGCAATAGGGTGGGGAAGGGGGACAAGCCGCTCCTGGGCAGGAGACCCTCTGAGCTAGCCACCCTTCCTGGGAGAGGGGGCTTGCAGGGGCTGCCATTTACACCACTGCACAAAACTTCACATCCTACGTAGCCGAGTCGCTTCCCTCCCCAGAATCTTGCGGCTGGTTCCTGGAGGTCCTGCCCTGCCCCCTCTGCCTTTTTTCTGCAGGGACCAAAGTGACTCCCTCTGGGCCTGTTCTGAGCTCCTGGCCTTTTGCCCATTAAGCTCCCCAGCCCAGGGAAGAGGAATGCGTGGAGAATTCTTTGCAGCTGCTGATGCGGGGGGCGGGGAAGGGGGGCATGAAAGCTGAGGTCCTCTGGACTTTATGCAGGAAGGAGGCTGGCAAGGAAGGCCCAACTAGAacgatagagttggaagagacctcggaggtcttctagtccaaccccctacttgagcagaagaccctgtaccatttcaggcaaatggctgcccAGCCTCTCTTTGAAACCTGCCAGTGATGGTTGCCCCCACAGCTTCATTGCTTCAGTTCCAGCGGCTGCCCcaggcccccccacacacacacaccatctgcGAGACTCACAATAAAGTTTCCCTCCACGGGGGGCTGGAAGACCCCGTCAAAGGAGCAGCTGGAATAAGGGCAGTCTGTGAACCGGAAGAGGCTCTCCGCGTGTGCCAAGCACTGGGCAGGGTCTCCAGAGCCGCTCATGTTCACCAGGGCCGTGGGGAAGTAGTTGGGGGGCTTCTCGGAGATGACGCAAGGTGACCCATAGATGCTTTCCATGGGGAAGCTGCGTTTGAAGCCCTGTGGCCAGCAGGGGTTTTCCAGTCGGAGGGCATAAGCTTTAGCCTGCGAGGGAAAAATATAGAGAAGGGGCTGGTGAAGCAGAAGAGAGAGGTAAaccccctccccacacacacacccttggtATCTGCCATCACCAAGGTAGGGTAGATGGCCCCCTTTCCCTCCATCGCAGTTTTAGGGGCCCCTTTGCAGCACCCACCTTCAGGAACGTTCTGCCCGCTGACCTCCCAGAGCCAATCCCAGCCGAGGGGACCCTATAAACCCCCAGCCTCAGTCCCTGCAACACAAGCACCCACCGGGGGCTCCTGCCCAGTCCGTACCTTCAGGATCTTGGAAGTCAACCTGGTGTGGATCTCGTTCATGCCGTAGCAGAGGTAGCTGTGTGTGTAGACTTTGTAGCTCTGCCCGTACAGCTTCAGCGTCACCTGGTTGCCGGGGCTCTCGACGGCCCCCGTGGTCTCGAAGGTGATCTGGGTGGAGGCCCCGCCCAGGTCCATGGCGCCCACCGTGCTCTTCTTGGGGCGGACCCACCGCCCGATCCACCCGTACTGGGAAGAGAAGACAAGGCAAGCCTTCTGTGACGTCACGGAGCTGAACCAACGGCCAATCGGGCTGTGACCTTGTGCTTGACGTCAGAGCAAGACCGGACAATGGCGCACGATTCGGAGAAAGAGCAGGGAACCCCACGGTCCTACCTTGACGAAGTTCTCCAGAAGGTAGTTAGCGGTGACCCACCCGAACAAGCCTTCGTCCTCTCCGCTCAGGATCCTGGCTCCCCGGAAGTCAAAGGGGTATTTCTTCAGCGTGGAGGTCACAGCTTCAAGGACGCTGTCTGAAGCCTGCGGGTTAGAAAtgctacacatacacacagagagagaaataatgaaACACTTTACAACTTGAAACAGGGCTAGGGTTgaatctccccctctccctctggaATTGCTCTTTTAGCTACCCAGAATCTGCCCTCGTAGGTTCACACAACCCAGGGTCCGTTTGAGGCCCATCCACATCAATGCTGTACGATTCTTCCCCCTCTAGCTACTCGAACAGCTCCAGGCATcgtaaacagaggtgggtttcagcaggttctgaccagttctggagaaccggtagcggaaatcttgagtagttcggagaaccggtagtaaaaattctgactggccccgcccccatctattctctgccccccaagtcccagctgatcaggaggaaatggggattttgcagtatccttcccctggagtgggctgggaatggagattttgcagtatccttcccctggagtgggctgggaatggagattttgcagtatccttttctgccacacccaccaagccacacccacagaaccagtagtaaaaaaatttgaaacccaccactgatggtaaACCCACAACATGAATTAAGCTGGCAACTAGGGCATGTTGTGAACATCAGCAGCCCAGACAATCCCATTTGTTTGGAAGAAgggtccacccccaccccatttatTTTGCTCCAGCTCGTCTCACCCCTCCCGCTCACAACTATTTCTGCGAAGGGGAGGAGTGTCCGCACAGGCAGACCACGGGATGTTTGTTTCTTCCTGTTTGCAGCGTGACCCCTTCTTTGCAAGGGAGGGGGCTGCCGACTCCCTGGAAAGGGTCACCCGGGAGGGTGGGGCACACAGAGATATAGTGTGTAAACATTGGGGGAGGGGAATCGGTTCTACCCCAAGTGAAGATGGACAGAACGAATTGCACTGGCCGCTGCCAGATGGCACCGCTACCTTAGCAAGCTTGAGAAGGGGACAGGACGGCCAAACTCAGCCCCCACTCCAGGCTGGGGAGCGGGGTCTTACCATTGGGGGTGGAAGTCAACTGAGACTTACTTCAGCAGCCGCATGCCAGCCGTGGCGCCCAGGTAGAGGGGCGTGATGCCGTGTCT
It encodes:
- the ENTPD2 gene encoding ectonucleoside triphosphate diphosphohydrolase 2; translated protein: MSPKKAVVAALGALCLVAVAGLVLLCVPTKDVLDPPAFKYGIVLDAGSSHTAMFVYKWPSDKENETGIVSQHSDCHVKGGGISSYSMNPPAAGQSLVDCLDQALEDVPKTRHGITPLYLGATAGMRLLNISNPQASDSVLEAVTSTLKKYPFDFRGARILSGEDEGLFGWVTANYLLENFVKYGWIGRWVRPKKSTVGAMDLGGASTQITFETTGAVESPGNQVTLKLYGQSYKVYTHSYLCYGMNEIHTRLTSKILKAKAYALRLENPCWPQGFKRSFPMESIYGSPCVISEKPPNYFPTALVNMSGSGDPAQCLAHAESLFRFTDCPYSSCSFDGVFQPPVEGNFIAFSAFFYTVDFLRSVMKRQVATPNDLREGAEAVCTTPWSELLKKGPQLEPLLHNFCSMATFVSLLLTRGYSFSNTTFPSIAFQQKAGDTTIGWALGYMLNLTNMIPAEEPSFRKGTSFGPWVGLILLFVAILLGSLVSIFCLLKSSKGRGAV